In one window of Megalopta genalis isolate 19385.01 chromosome 4, iyMegGena1_principal, whole genome shotgun sequence DNA:
- the LOC117225090 gene encoding uncharacterized protein LOC117225090: MRTRGLLLFLICIAGSSIIFIAFSSQRPSIQTLVTETHKQLRNFQENLKDVEEKRLVTDSKYLAMLGLDGQTSTTPYSLKSQNVTVISLIRPGNEQHIYGFVRNVSHFLPNNNIVIYSVGLNDDSLQNIRATCNSTKCNVTQFDTSPFPTHVEDDRLHVYRPLVIQTALNTLGNILYMDSNVRLNSSDILKYLSPKSGILTWPTRHAISSLTHPKMYEYFHVSAESFFFLPLIRASHLVIRNVKEIRENVMLPWVQCALTRDCICPIGAQSAGCRFNKKPQYRYSGCHAYDTSALNIVLGMHFNFDDTYYVHQERETYFNKVLPEEITEEYLMTARQNNATESNLRNFISTER, encoded by the exons ATGCGTACCAGAGGCCTGCTATTGTTCCTTATCTGCATAGCAGGGAGCAGTATTATATTCATTGCTTTCAGCAGTCAACGACCCTCCATTCAGACTCTGGTTACAGAGACTCACAAGCAGCTACGTAACTTCCAA gaaaatttaaaagatgTTGAGGAGAAACGCTTGGTAACAGACTCTAAATATCTTGCGATGCTTGGTTTAGATGGGCAAACAAGCACAACACCGTATAGTCTTAAATCACAAAATGTGACTGTTATTTCTCTCATAAGGCCAGGAAACGAGCAGCATATTTACGGCTTTGTTAGAAATGTCAGCCACTTTTTgccaaataataatattgtcatTTATAGCGTTGGATTAAATGATGATTCTTTGCAAAATATTAGAGCAACTTGTAACTCCACAAAGTGTAACGTGACTCAATTTGACACGAGCCCATTTCCTACACACGTCGAAGACGATAGACTGCATGTTTATAGACCTCTAGTTATTCAG ACAGCTTTAAACACATTAGGAAACATATTATATATGGATTCGAATGTGCGTTTGAATTCGTCAGACATTTTAAAGTACCTCTCACCGAAATCTGGGATTTTAACTTGGCCTACAAGGCACGCCATTAGCTCCTTGACGCATCCAAAGATGTATGAATATTTTCACGTTTCTGCTGAAAGCTTTTTCTTTCTCCCTTTAATAAGAGCATCACACTTAGTTATTAGgaatgttaaagagattagaGAGAATGTAATGTTGCCATGGGTTCAATGCGCCCTAACAAGAGATTGCATTTGTCCCATTG GTGCTCAATCGGCAGGTTGTCGATTTAATAAAAAACCACAATATCGGTACTCCGGTTGCCACGCATACGACACTTCTGCACTGAATATCGTGCTCGGAATGCACTTTAATTTTGACGACACGTATTACGTCCATCAGGAGCGCGAAACGTATTTCAATAAGGTTCTACCCGAGGAAATCACAGAAGAATATCTGATGACCGCCAGACAGAACAATGCAACCGAATCGAACTTAAGGAACTTCATATCAACTGAACGCTAA
- the LOC117225075 gene encoding uncharacterized protein LOC117225075, which yields MVDSDSDRWYDWKRDGFIETLNGPNVNASNELRLAGQRDSPLNNGLIQRTATPPSSRSSAEVRFINPAIYAETLNHEDEEREIEIRVKVSSKDNGALAEGNFGDSPEMSDIMSTLSIKNDLATSFEEHAGDQASIQDTYRCYSLNSPGPSLDNGPSRSKSVVSCRPSNRVERRCRIVGRADGNDELCSARLLDSEVQRFTLNGHRVVQVSTASLSSISVLEARSVKDDPLRKIPYSEWMRRKQQAARQKKEEDDEAERKRQMDAERLAREKEEREARERENFLRWTERKRQEEERKKRMAAKELDMQKKLKEFEDKSVVMKTLCLRQWEHKKKEEEKARQKREAIKQKQIDEEKKKRLEESTKAYEVWRKNARNKPKPATQGLLPHQKAKPSYVNPTPWQGIVDEPEVDEAGTSNGRMTHNQLAKNSSKKSSTYYQ from the exons ATGGTTGATAGCGACTCTGACAGATGGTACGATTGGAAACGAGATGGTTTTATCGAAACGCTCAATGGTCCTAACGTTAACGCCTCGAACGAGCTGCGGCTGGCTGGTCAGAGGGACAGTCCCCTCAACAATGGACTGATTCAACGTACCGCGACTCCTCCGAGCTCTAGATCCAGCGCGGAAGTCCGATTTATAAATCCAGCGATTTACGCCGAGACCTTGAACCACGAAGATGAGGAACGCGAGATAGAGATTCGCGTGAAGGTCAGCTCGAAAGATAACGGGGCCCTGGCGGAAGGTAATTTCGGCGATTCTCCGGAAATGAGCGACATAATGTCCACGTTGTCCATCAAGAATGATTTAGCGACATCGTTCGAGGAGCACGCCGGCGATCAAGCTTCGATCCAGGACACGTATCGTTGTTACTCGTTAAATTCACCGGGCCCATCCCTGGATAATGGCCCTTCGCGATCCAAGTCTGTTGTCTCCTGTAGACCCTCCAACAGAGTTGAGAGAAGGTGCAGAATCGTTGGCAGAGCGGACGGAAACGACGAGCTTTGCTCCGCCAGATTGCTCGATTCGGAAGTGCAGAG GTTCACTCTGAATGGCCACCGAGTCGTGCAAGTATCTACAGCCTCGTTGTCCAGCATCAGCGTTTTGGAGGCCAGATCGGTGAAGGACGATCCGCTGAGGAAGATTCCGTACAGCGAGTGGATGCGGAGGAAGCAGCAGGCGGCGCGACAAAAGAAAGAGGAGGACGACGAGGCCGAGAGGAAAAGGCAGATGGACGCGGAGAGGCTGGCTCGCGAGAAGGAGGAACGGGAAGCACGGGAACGCGAGAATTTTCTCCGGTGGACCGAAAGGAAGAGGCAAGAGGAGGAGAGGAAGAAACGGATGGCGGCTAAGGAGCTGGATATGCAGAAGAAGTTGAAGGAGTTCGAGGACAAGAGCGTCGTGATGAAGACCCTCTGTCTTCGCCAGTGGGAGCacaagaagaaggaggaggagaaaG CTCGTCAGAAGAGAGAGGCGATCAAGCAGAAGCAGATTGACgaggagaagaagaaaaggCTGGAGGAGAGCACGAAGGCTTACGAAGTCTGGCGGAAGAACGCGCGGAACAAGCCTAAGCCTGCTACACAGGGACTTTTGC CTCATCAGAAGGCGAAGCCGTCGTACGTGAACCCGACGCCCTGGCAGGGAATCGTCGACGAGCCCGAGGTGGACGAGGCGGGCACGTCGAACGGCAGGATGACGCACAACCAGCTGGCCAAGAATAGCAGTAAAAAGAGTAGCACGTATTACCAGTGA